Proteins from a single region of Larus michahellis chromosome 13, bLarMic1.1, whole genome shotgun sequence:
- the USP30 gene encoding ubiquitin carboxyl-terminal hydrolase 30 isoform X2, with protein sequence MLPGGGAAEADGAVRRLLRAGTAARYKVMKNWGVIGGVAAAVAAGMYVLWGPITERKRRRKGLVPGLLNLGNTCFMNSLLQGLSSCPSFIKWLEEFTAQYKTEQNQSTEHQYLSVTLLHLLRALSCQEVTEDDVLDASCLLEVLRLYRWQISSFEEQDAHELFHVLTSSLEDERDRQPRVTHLFDVHSLEPEITQKQISCRTRGSLPPVSNHWKSQHPFHGRLTSNMVCKHCEHQSPVRYDTFDSLSLSIPAAVWGRPMTLDHCLHHFISSESVKDVVCDNCTKIQAKGILNGQSVENQRTTFVKQLKLGKLPQCLCIHLQRLSWSNQGTPLKRHEHVQFNEFLIMDIYKYRIPVHKSSQNELNQKNTEETTPGTKDGIAVKPSDAEQPSGTKPLFMNGACSSSFIMSSGTFPLAAFPECSSPVYLYRLMAVVVHHGDMHSGHFVTYRRSPPSPKNPLSVSSQWLWISDDTVRKASLQEVLSSSAYLLFYERVHSRVQHQSLELRAEE encoded by the exons atgctgcccggcggcggcgccgcggaGGCGGATGGGGCTGTGCGGAGGTTGCTGCGGGCCGGAACGGCGGCCAG GTATAAAGTGATGAAGAACTGGGGCGTGATCGGGGGGGTGGCCGCTGCCGTGGCGGCGGGGATGTACGTGCTGTGGGGGCCCATCACCGAGAGGAAGCGGCGGAGGAAAg GGCTCGTACCTGGCCTTCTTAACTTAGGAAACACCTGTTTCATGAACTCTTTGCTGCAAGGCTTATCTTCCTGTCCCTCTTTCATCAAGTGGCTGGAGGAATTTACAGCACAATACAAGACAGAGCAGAACCAGTCCACTGAGCATCAATACTTGTCTGTCACTTTGCTGCATCTCCTAAGAG CTTTATCCTGCCAAGAGGTAACAGAAGATGACGTCCTGGATGCAAGCTGTCTCTTAGAAGTTTTAAGGCTGTACAGGTGGCAGATCTCATCGTTTGAAGAGCAG GACGCTCATGAGCTATTTCATGTCCTTACCTCTTCATTAGAAGATGAACGGGATCGTCAGCCACGTGTGACACATTTGTTCGATGTGCATTCGCTGGAG CCAGAAATAACCCAAAAGCAAATAAGCTGCAGAACAAGAG GGTCTCTTCCCCCTGTGTCAAATCACTGGAAATCTCAGCATCCTTTTCACGGAAGGCTGACCAGCAACATGGTTTGCAAACACTGTGAACACCAG AGCCCTGTGAGGTATGATACCTTTGACAGTCTCTCCCTGAGTATTCCAGCAGCTGTGTGG GGCCGTCCTATGACGCTGGACCACTGCCTCCATCATTTCATCTCCTCTGAATCTGTCAAGGATGTTGTGTGTGACAACTGCACTAAA ATTCAGGCAAAAGGGATTCTCAATGGACAGAGCGTAGAAAACCAGAGAACAACATTTGTTAAGCAATTAAAATTAGGAAAG CTTCCTCAGTGTTTGTGTATCCATCTGCAAAGACTGAGCTGGTCAAACCAAGGCACTCCTCTGAAACGTCACGAACACGTACAGTTCAATGAGTTCCTGATCATGGACATCTACAAATATCGCATTCCTGTTCATAAATCAAGCCAAAATGAGCTGAAtcagaaaaacactgaagagacaACACCTGGCACAAAGGATGGAATAGCAGTAAAACCTTCAG ATGCAGAACAACCATCTGGTACTAAACCGCTCTTTATGAATGGTGCCTGCTCCTCTTCATTTATAATGTCCTCAGGAACTTTTCCACTTGCTGCATTCCCTGAATGCAG TTCCCCTGTATACCTTTACCGTCTGATGGCAGTTGTAGTTCATCATGGAGACATGCATTCTGGACATTTTGTGACTTACCGCCGCTCTCCACCTTCTCCTAAGAACCCACTCTCTGTCAGCAGTCAGTGGCTGTGGATTTCTGATGACACCGTTCGCAAAGCTAGTTTGCAGGAAGTCCTTTCTTCTAGTGCTTACTTGCTTTTTTACGAGCGTGTTCACTCGAGGGTACAGCACCAAAGCTTGGAGTTGAGGGCTGAAGAGTGA
- the USP30 gene encoding ubiquitin carboxyl-terminal hydrolase 30 isoform X1, which yields MLPGGGAAEADGAVRRLLRAGTAARYKVMKNWGVIGGVAAAVAAGMYVLWGPITERKRRRKGLVPGLLNLGNTCFMNSLLQGLSSCPSFIKWLEEFTAQYKTEQNQSTEHQYLSVTLLHLLRALSCQEVTEDDVLDASCLLEVLRLYRWQISSFEEQDAHELFHVLTSSLEDERDRQPRVTHLFDVHSLEQPEITQKQISCRTRGSLPPVSNHWKSQHPFHGRLTSNMVCKHCEHQSPVRYDTFDSLSLSIPAAVWGRPMTLDHCLHHFISSESVKDVVCDNCTKIQAKGILNGQSVENQRTTFVKQLKLGKLPQCLCIHLQRLSWSNQGTPLKRHEHVQFNEFLIMDIYKYRIPVHKSSQNELNQKNTEETTPGTKDGIAVKPSDAEQPSGTKPLFMNGACSSSFIMSSGTFPLAAFPECSSPVYLYRLMAVVVHHGDMHSGHFVTYRRSPPSPKNPLSVSSQWLWISDDTVRKASLQEVLSSSAYLLFYERVHSRVQHQSLELRAEE from the exons atgctgcccggcggcggcgccgcggaGGCGGATGGGGCTGTGCGGAGGTTGCTGCGGGCCGGAACGGCGGCCAG GTATAAAGTGATGAAGAACTGGGGCGTGATCGGGGGGGTGGCCGCTGCCGTGGCGGCGGGGATGTACGTGCTGTGGGGGCCCATCACCGAGAGGAAGCGGCGGAGGAAAg GGCTCGTACCTGGCCTTCTTAACTTAGGAAACACCTGTTTCATGAACTCTTTGCTGCAAGGCTTATCTTCCTGTCCCTCTTTCATCAAGTGGCTGGAGGAATTTACAGCACAATACAAGACAGAGCAGAACCAGTCCACTGAGCATCAATACTTGTCTGTCACTTTGCTGCATCTCCTAAGAG CTTTATCCTGCCAAGAGGTAACAGAAGATGACGTCCTGGATGCAAGCTGTCTCTTAGAAGTTTTAAGGCTGTACAGGTGGCAGATCTCATCGTTTGAAGAGCAG GACGCTCATGAGCTATTTCATGTCCTTACCTCTTCATTAGAAGATGAACGGGATCGTCAGCCACGTGTGACACATTTGTTCGATGTGCATTCGCTGGAG CAGCCAGAAATAACCCAAAAGCAAATAAGCTGCAGAACAAGAG GGTCTCTTCCCCCTGTGTCAAATCACTGGAAATCTCAGCATCCTTTTCACGGAAGGCTGACCAGCAACATGGTTTGCAAACACTGTGAACACCAG AGCCCTGTGAGGTATGATACCTTTGACAGTCTCTCCCTGAGTATTCCAGCAGCTGTGTGG GGCCGTCCTATGACGCTGGACCACTGCCTCCATCATTTCATCTCCTCTGAATCTGTCAAGGATGTTGTGTGTGACAACTGCACTAAA ATTCAGGCAAAAGGGATTCTCAATGGACAGAGCGTAGAAAACCAGAGAACAACATTTGTTAAGCAATTAAAATTAGGAAAG CTTCCTCAGTGTTTGTGTATCCATCTGCAAAGACTGAGCTGGTCAAACCAAGGCACTCCTCTGAAACGTCACGAACACGTACAGTTCAATGAGTTCCTGATCATGGACATCTACAAATATCGCATTCCTGTTCATAAATCAAGCCAAAATGAGCTGAAtcagaaaaacactgaagagacaACACCTGGCACAAAGGATGGAATAGCAGTAAAACCTTCAG ATGCAGAACAACCATCTGGTACTAAACCGCTCTTTATGAATGGTGCCTGCTCCTCTTCATTTATAATGTCCTCAGGAACTTTTCCACTTGCTGCATTCCCTGAATGCAG TTCCCCTGTATACCTTTACCGTCTGATGGCAGTTGTAGTTCATCATGGAGACATGCATTCTGGACATTTTGTGACTTACCGCCGCTCTCCACCTTCTCCTAAGAACCCACTCTCTGTCAGCAGTCAGTGGCTGTGGATTTCTGATGACACCGTTCGCAAAGCTAGTTTGCAGGAAGTCCTTTCTTCTAGTGCTTACTTGCTTTTTTACGAGCGTGTTCACTCGAGGGTACAGCACCAAAGCTTGGAGTTGAGGGCTGAAGAGTGA
- the ALKBH2 gene encoding DNA oxidative demethylase ALKBH2 isoform X2 — translation MDRYVVKRPPGEAGGGGKRPRPAEPAPGQPPWQEIRAEGLSCDYRLLFGKAEADEIFQRLEEEVEYFEGEMTKLHVFGKWHHIPRKQI, via the exons ATGGACAGATACGTGGTTAAACGCCCCCCCggtgaggcggggggcggcgggaagaGGCCGCGGCCAGCGGAGcccgccccggggcagcccccctGGCAGGAGATCCGCGCCGAGGGCCTCAGCTGCGACTACCGCCTCCTCTTCGGCAAGGCTGAGGCTGACGAGATCTTTcagcggctggaggaggaggtggaataCTTCGAAG GTGAAATGACGAAATTGCATGTGTTTGGCAAATGGCATCACATTCCAAGGAAGCAG ATATAA
- the ALKBH2 gene encoding DNA oxidative demethylase ALKBH2 isoform X1, translated as MDRYVVKRPPGEAGGGGKRPRPAEPAPGQPPWQEIRAEGLSCDYRLLFGKAEADEIFQRLEEEVEYFEGEMTKLHVFGKWHHIPRKQVTYGDPELTYTYSGVTFSPKPWIPVLNRIRDRIALDTGHTFNFVLINRYKDGGDHIGEHRDDERELVPRSPIASVSFGACRDFVFRHCDSRGKNATRHIKPIKLQLAHGSLLMMKYPTNVYWYHSLPIRKRVLAPRINLTFRKVMAIAKK; from the exons ATGGACAGATACGTGGTTAAACGCCCCCCCggtgaggcggggggcggcgggaagaGGCCGCGGCCAGCGGAGcccgccccggggcagcccccctGGCAGGAGATCCGCGCCGAGGGCCTCAGCTGCGACTACCGCCTCCTCTTCGGCAAGGCTGAGGCTGACGAGATCTTTcagcggctggaggaggaggtggaataCTTCGAAG GTGAAATGACGAAATTGCATGTGTTTGGCAAATGGCATCACATTCCAAGGAAGCAGGTAACCTATGGAGATCCTGAGTTAACATACACTTATTCAGGCGTTACCTTTTCTCCTAAACCGTGGATACCAGTTCTCAACCGTATCAGAGACCGCATTGCTTTGGACACAGGACacacttttaattttgttctcattAACAG ATATAAAGATGGTGGGGACCACATAGGTGAACATCGAGATGATGAGAGGGAACTGGTTCCACGCAGTCCTATTGCCTCTGTGTCCTTTGGAGCTTGCAGGGACTTTGTTTTCAGGCACTGTGATTCCAGAGGGAAAAACGCAACGCGCCACATCAAGCCCATCAAACTGCAGCTGGCCCACGGCAGCCTGCTGATGATGAAGTACCCCACCAACGTGTATTGGTACCACAGCCTGCCCATCCGCAAGAGAGTACTTGCCCCAAGAATCAACCTCACATTTCGGAAAGTGATGGCTATAGCCAAGAAGTGA